In a genomic window of Methylovirgula sp. 4M-Z18:
- a CDS encoding EAL domain-containing protein has translation MRQSLYRWDLTSDAMFWGATAAELLGASIPATARAFDDLLAPQSARRRRDVIRHSDCVDEGAGVAYQIQCELKDGRHIEEVGRWFAGPDGRPLYAQGLMRIASADYATPKLRLMRPRFHKHTCVLERETLLTQLHDIVAPQNGLKRRCALLLIEIENLAVLDRNYDETIIDEVLGAVAAQIRGQMRMGDILGLYAKGTFALALRGGDYDQMLVRAHQLLRLARETMFETSFGDVPVNFRIGGSMTKDCIDTLQHEAEAALAIARASRTKRFIPYGDMLTRHYNEIVEQTKAAAIAHALQNHHLHLFLQPIAESGAGTANFRLASIGRTGMHGRLPMPPLPQIDRDTWLRALDQRLLDLAVDHLGRHPAMHLCVPLNGATLRHRGFVANLVELVARYPDVAARLMIAIDEFALASNTAGLRRVITGLKHLGLKCALMHFGAAFAAPERLMQLAPDLIVIDAAFAQTIGRDADARFVLRSLIQEIAALGFVPAVAGIDNDDAAQLVRAWGAAYQIGTWMGVSELAEPPEYIPAAAVA, from the coding sequence ATGCGCCAGAGTCTTTATCGTTGGGATCTGACTAGCGATGCGATGTTTTGGGGCGCGACAGCCGCGGAACTCCTCGGCGCATCCATACCGGCTACGGCTCGCGCATTCGACGATCTGCTCGCGCCGCAATCGGCACGACGTCGGCGCGACGTGATCCGCCATTCGGACTGCGTCGACGAAGGAGCCGGCGTTGCCTATCAGATTCAATGCGAGCTCAAGGACGGCCGCCATATCGAGGAGGTCGGGCGTTGGTTCGCCGGCCCGGACGGTCGCCCGTTGTATGCGCAAGGCTTGATGCGCATTGCCTCCGCCGATTACGCCACACCGAAATTGCGCTTGATGCGGCCACGCTTCCATAAGCACACCTGTGTGCTCGAGCGCGAGACGTTGCTGACCCAATTACATGATATCGTTGCGCCGCAGAACGGGCTCAAACGCCGCTGCGCGCTGTTGCTGATCGAGATCGAGAATCTTGCGGTGCTCGATCGCAATTACGACGAGACGATCATCGACGAGGTGCTTGGCGCGGTTGCTGCTCAAATACGCGGCCAAATGCGGATGGGCGACATTCTGGGGCTCTACGCCAAGGGGACGTTCGCCCTCGCCCTGCGCGGCGGCGATTACGATCAGATGCTGGTTCGCGCCCATCAATTGCTGCGCCTCGCACGCGAGACGATGTTCGAAACATCCTTCGGCGACGTGCCGGTGAATTTTCGCATCGGCGGCAGCATGACGAAGGATTGCATCGACACGCTGCAGCACGAGGCGGAAGCGGCGCTCGCCATCGCACGGGCGAGCCGCACCAAGAGGTTCATCCCCTACGGCGATATGCTGACGCGCCATTACAACGAGATCGTCGAGCAAACGAAAGCGGCGGCCATCGCCCACGCGCTGCAGAACCATCATCTGCATTTGTTTCTGCAGCCGATTGCCGAGAGCGGCGCGGGCACGGCAAACTTTCGACTTGCCTCGATCGGCCGAACCGGAATGCATGGACGCCTTCCCATGCCGCCGTTGCCGCAGATCGATCGCGACACGTGGCTGCGCGCGTTGGATCAGCGTCTGCTCGATCTCGCGGTCGACCATCTCGGCCGTCATCCGGCGATGCATCTATGTGTGCCGCTCAACGGCGCGACCTTGCGGCATCGCGGCTTCGTGGCCAATCTCGTCGAACTCGTGGCACGTTATCCGGATGTCGCCGCGCGGCTGATGATCGCCATCGATGAATTTGCGCTCGCCAGCAACACGGCGGGATTGCGTCGGGTGATCACCGGGCTCAAGCATCTTGGGCTGAAATGCGCCCTCATGCATTTCGGCGCCGCCTTCGCCGCGCCCGAACGGCTGATGCAGCTTGCGCCGGACCTCATCGTGATCGACGCCGCCTTTGCGCAGACCATCGGTCGTGACGCCGATGCGCGTTTTGTCCTGCGCAGCTTGATCCAGGAGATCGCGGCCCTCGGCTTCGTGCCGGCCGTCGCCGGCATTGATAATGACGATGCCGCACAATTGGTCCGGGCTTGGGGCGCAGCCTATCAGATCGGGACATGGATGGGCGTCAGCGAGCTCGCCGAACCGCCCGAATACATTCCCGCTGCTGCCGTGGCTTAA
- a CDS encoding alpha-D-glucose phosphate-specific phosphoglucomutase, whose protein sequence is MIRTIATKPIEGQKPGTSGLRKKVPVFQAEHYVENFVQSIFDALEGFQGKTLVIGGDGRYYNRETIQKVIKIAAANGFGRILVGKGGVVSTPAVSNLIRQNGAFGGIVLSASHNPGGPHGDFGIKYNAGNGGPAPEKITDAIYARTKTINEFRIADAPDVDLETIGTSKVLDCTIEVIDAVKDYQALMEKLFDFDKIRALFASGFKMKFDAMSAVTGPYAHQILEGALGAEAGTVLNGTPLPDFGGHHPDPNLVHAKHIYDLAMGANAPDFCAASDGDGDRNLIIGRGLFVTPSDSVALLAANAHLAPGYANGIAGIARSMPTSAAADRVAAKMGINSYETPTGWKFFGNLLDAGLATICGEESAGTGSNHVREKDGLWAVLLWLNILAVRKQSVADIVREHWATYGRNYYSRHDYEEVESEGANALVQHLRDSLVSLKGKSFGALTVADADDFAYHDPVDGSDSAHQGIRILFTDGSRIVYRLSGTGTAGATLRVYIERYEGDAAKHDLETQGALSDLIALADELAQIKAYTKRDAPTVIT, encoded by the coding sequence ATGATCCGTACCATCGCCACGAAGCCGATAGAGGGCCAAAAGCCGGGAACGTCCGGCTTGCGCAAGAAGGTCCCGGTGTTTCAGGCCGAGCATTACGTCGAGAATTTCGTGCAATCGATTTTCGACGCGCTCGAAGGCTTTCAGGGCAAAACCCTGGTGATTGGCGGCGACGGCCGGTACTACAACCGCGAGACGATCCAGAAGGTCATCAAGATTGCCGCCGCGAACGGATTCGGCCGTATTCTCGTCGGCAAGGGCGGCGTCGTCTCAACCCCCGCCGTTTCCAATCTCATCCGGCAGAATGGCGCCTTCGGCGGCATCGTGCTGTCCGCCAGCCATAATCCCGGCGGCCCGCATGGCGACTTCGGCATCAAATACAATGCAGGCAACGGCGGTCCGGCGCCGGAAAAAATCACCGACGCGATCTATGCCCGCACCAAGACGATCAATGAGTTCCGCATCGCCGATGCGCCGGACGTCGATCTCGAGACGATCGGCACGAGCAAGGTGCTCGACTGCACGATCGAAGTGATCGATGCGGTGAAGGACTACCAGGCCCTGATGGAGAAGCTGTTCGATTTCGACAAGATCCGCGCGCTCTTCGCCTCCGGCTTCAAGATGAAATTCGACGCCATGTCGGCGGTGACCGGCCCTTACGCCCACCAGATTCTCGAAGGGGCGCTCGGCGCGGAAGCCGGCACGGTGCTGAACGGCACGCCGCTGCCCGATTTCGGCGGCCACCATCCCGACCCGAATCTTGTGCATGCCAAGCACATTTACGATCTCGCCATGGGTGCCAATGCCCCCGACTTCTGCGCCGCCTCCGACGGTGACGGCGACCGCAACCTCATCATCGGGCGCGGCCTGTTCGTCACGCCGTCCGACTCGGTAGCCCTGCTTGCCGCCAATGCACATCTCGCGCCCGGGTATGCCAACGGCATTGCCGGCATCGCTCGTTCGATGCCGACATCCGCCGCGGCCGACCGCGTGGCCGCGAAGATGGGCATCAACAGTTACGAGACGCCGACGGGGTGGAAGTTCTTCGGCAACCTGCTCGATGCAGGCCTTGCCACCATTTGCGGCGAGGAGAGCGCCGGCACCGGCTCCAATCACGTACGCGAGAAGGACGGCCTGTGGGCGGTGCTGCTGTGGCTGAACATTCTCGCCGTACGCAAGCAGAGCGTCGCCGATATCGTACGCGAACATTGGGCGACCTACGGGCGCAATTATTATTCGCGCCACGATTACGAAGAGGTCGAGTCTGAGGGCGCCAATGCGCTGGTGCAGCATTTGCGCGATTCGCTCGTCTCCTTGAAGGGCAAGAGCTTCGGTGCGCTTACCGTCGCCGATGCGGACGATTTTGCCTATCACGATCCGGTCGACGGATCCGACTCGGCGCATCAAGGCATCCGCATCCTCTTCACGGATGGCTCGCGCATCGTCTATCGCCTCTCCGGCACTGGCACGGCGGGCGCGACCTTGCGCGTCTATATCGAACGGTATGAGGGCGATGCGGCCAAGCACGATTTGGAAACGCAGGGCGCGCTCAGCGATCTCATCGCGCTTGCGGACGAACTGGCGCAAATCAAAGCCTATACGAAACGCGATGCGCCGACCGTGATCACCTGA
- the yddG gene encoding aromatic amino acid exporter YddG, whose protein sequence is MISSATFIGFIAIVLWSCLALMTAASGTVPPFQLAAMTFAIGGTCGLIYAVARGELSAFRQPWPVWLLGVGGLFGYHALYFAALRLAPPAEAGLIAYLWPLLIVLFSSLLPGEHLVLRQVIGGILGFAGVIVLFYGKSSGSFALDPHSFTGYGLALACAFVWSTYSVLSRRVKEVPTSAVAGFCLATALFAAISHMLFETTTWPANAGQWLAVLALGLGPVGLAFYVWDHGVKRGDIKLLGVASYAAPVLSTLILVVTGFANASWALALACALIVGGAMVASYKRA, encoded by the coding sequence ATGATCTCTTCCGCCACGTTCATCGGCTTCATCGCCATTGTGCTCTGGTCCTGCCTCGCCCTGATGACGGCAGCGTCCGGCACGGTGCCGCCGTTTCAACTCGCCGCCATGACCTTCGCTATCGGCGGTACATGCGGCCTGATCTATGCGGTCGCGCGCGGCGAACTCTCCGCCTTCCGTCAGCCTTGGCCGGTGTGGCTGCTCGGCGTCGGCGGGCTCTTCGGTTATCATGCTCTCTATTTCGCTGCGCTACGCCTCGCGCCGCCGGCGGAAGCGGGGCTGATTGCCTATCTCTGGCCGCTGCTGATCGTGCTGTTCTCGTCGCTGCTGCCGGGCGAGCATCTGGTGTTGCGGCAAGTCATCGGCGGCATCCTCGGCTTTGCCGGCGTGATCGTGCTGTTCTACGGTAAGTCCAGCGGCAGTTTCGCGCTCGATCCGCATAGTTTCACCGGCTACGGCCTGGCGCTCGCCTGCGCCTTCGTGTGGTCGACCTATTCGGTACTCTCGCGCCGCGTCAAAGAGGTTCCGACCAGCGCGGTCGCCGGCTTCTGTCTTGCGACCGCCTTGTTCGCGGCAATCAGCCACATGCTGTTCGAAACCACCACCTGGCCGGCGAATGCAGGCCAATGGCTGGCCGTGCTCGCCCTCGGCCTTGGCCCTGTGGGGCTGGCGTTCTATGTCTGGGACCATGGGGTGAAGCGCGGCGACATCAAGCTGCTCGGCGTCGCGTCCTATGCCGCGCCGGTGCTCTCGACCCTCATCCTGGTCGTGACAGGATTTGCCAACGCGAGCTGGGCGCTGGCGCTCGCCTGCGCGCTCATCGTCGGCGGGGCGATGGTTGCGAGCTACAAGCGGGCTTAA
- a CDS encoding antibiotic biosynthesis monooxygenase family protein, translating to MTLHLEKTPTPPYYAVIFTSLRNADDGEDYAVLAERMVELAKQQPGYLGHESVRDSLGVGITVSYWQSEEAIRAWKANLEHLEAQRRGRRDFYAGFEVRIAKVERAYSFAAASA from the coding sequence ATGACTCTCCATCTCGAAAAAACGCCTACGCCGCCCTATTACGCGGTGATCTTCACCAGTCTGCGCAATGCGGATGATGGCGAGGATTATGCTGTCCTGGCCGAGCGCATGGTCGAACTTGCAAAGCAGCAGCCGGGTTATCTCGGGCACGAATCGGTACGCGATTCGTTGGGCGTCGGCATCACCGTCTCCTACTGGCAGAGCGAAGAAGCGATTCGCGCCTGGAAGGCCAATCTCGAACATCTTGAAGCGCAACGGCGCGGCCGCCGCGATTTTTACGCGGGGTTTGAAGTGCGGATCGCGAAAGTGGAGCGCGCTTATAGTTTCGCGGCGGCATCAGCATGA
- the infC gene encoding translation initiation factor IF-3: protein MKAPPSPVKDGPRINREIRAREVMLIDAEGQNRGVTEIFTAQQIAEEAGLDLVEIVPNATPPVCKILDYGKFRFLEQKKAAEARKKQKIVEIKEIKLRPGIDDHDYEVKMRAVKRFFEEGDKVKITLRFRGREMAHQDLGYKLLNRVRDETQTFAKVEAEPSMEGRQMIMVLAPK from the coding sequence ATGAAAGCCCCGCCGAGTCCAGTGAAGGATGGACCGCGCATCAACCGTGAAATTCGTGCCCGTGAAGTGATGCTGATCGACGCCGAAGGGCAAAACCGCGGTGTGACCGAGATTTTTACCGCCCAGCAGATCGCCGAAGAGGCCGGACTCGACCTTGTCGAAATCGTGCCCAACGCCACGCCGCCGGTGTGCAAGATCCTGGATTACGGCAAGTTCCGCTTCCTCGAGCAGAAGAAGGCGGCCGAGGCGCGCAAGAAGCAGAAAATCGTCGAGATCAAGGAAATCAAGCTGCGGCCGGGCATCGACGACCACGATTACGAGGTGAAGATGAGGGCCGTGAAGCGCTTCTTCGAGGAAGGCGACAAGGTCAAGATCACCTTGCGTTTCCGCGGCCGCGAAATGGCCCACCAGGACCTCGGCTACAAGCTCCTGAACCGTGTTCGTGACGAAACCCAGACCTTCGCCAAGGTCGAGGCCGAGCCGTCGATGGAAGGCCGGCAGATGATCATGGTGCTGGCGCCGAAGTAA
- a CDS encoding beta-ketoacyl-ACP reductase: protein MSRVAIVTGGTRGIGAAISKALKAEGYKVAATYAGNDEAAAKFKAETGVNVYKWDVSSYDACVTGIAQVVADLGPVEVLVNNAGITRDGMLHKMTPEQWYAVINTNLNSLFNMCRPVIEGMRERSFGRIVNISSINGQKGQMGQTNYSAAKAGDIGFTKALAQENAAKGVTVNVICPGYINTEMVQAVPKDVLEKAIIPQIPVRRLGEPEEIARAVVFLASDAAGFITGSTLSANGGQYMS from the coding sequence ATGTCTCGAGTAGCGATTGTCACCGGTGGCACGCGCGGCATTGGCGCGGCGATTTCGAAGGCCCTGAAGGCCGAAGGCTACAAGGTCGCGGCGACCTATGCGGGCAACGACGAGGCCGCTGCCAAGTTCAAGGCCGAAACCGGCGTCAATGTCTATAAATGGGACGTGTCGAGCTATGATGCCTGCGTCACCGGCATCGCCCAGGTCGTCGCCGATCTCGGTCCGGTGGAAGTGCTCGTGAACAATGCCGGCATCACGCGCGACGGCATGCTGCACAAGATGACCCCCGAGCAATGGTATGCGGTGATCAACACCAATCTCAACTCGTTGTTCAACATGTGCCGCCCGGTGATCGAGGGCATGCGCGAGCGCAGCTTCGGCCGCATCGTCAATATTTCCTCCATCAACGGCCAAAAGGGCCAGATGGGCCAGACCAATTATTCCGCCGCCAAGGCCGGCGACATCGGCTTCACCAAAGCACTGGCGCAGGAAAACGCCGCCAAGGGCGTGACGGTCAACGTGATCTGCCCCGGCTACATCAACACCGAAATGGTGCAGGCGGTGCCGAAGGACGTGCTGGAAAAAGCGATCATCCCGCAGATCCCGGTGCGCCGTCTCGGCGAGCCGGAAGAAATCGCCCGTGCGGTGGTGTTCCTCGCCTCCGACGCGGCCGGCTTCATCACCGGCTCGACGCTGTCGGCCAACGGCGGGCAATATATGTCGTAA
- a CDS encoding glutamate synthase subunit beta, translated as MGKVTGFLEIDRRDRRYAPASDRIRHYKEFLIPLSEEATRDQAARCMNCGIPYCHNGCPVNNQIPDWNDLVYKGDWETACDNLHSTNNFPEFTGRVCPAPCEASCTLNLQDTPVTIKTIECSIVDRGWDEGWIVPLPPKQKSGKKVAVIGSGPAGLAAAQQLARAGHEVHLYEKNAKAGGLLRYGIPDFKMEKRLIDRRVKQMEAEGVVFHYNANVGVHVSVEDITAQHDAVVLAGGAEKPRDLPIPGRDLSGVHFAMDFLPQQNRRVSNEQITANEPILAGGKHVVVIGGGDTGSDCIGTSRRQGALSVTQLEIMPKPPEKENKQMTWPDWPLKLRTSSSHEEGAERDFAVTTAKFVGENGAVKALHCQRVDAKMQPIPGTEFELPAELVLLAMGFVSPVQEGLLQNLGVQFDPRGNVAADVKSYASSVDKVFACGDMRRGQSLVVWAIREGRQAAHSVDKFLMGTTTLPR; from the coding sequence ATGGGCAAGGTAACAGGCTTCCTCGAAATCGACCGCCGCGACCGGCGTTATGCGCCGGCGAGCGATCGTATCCGCCACTACAAGGAATTTCTGATTCCGTTGTCGGAAGAAGCGACGCGCGACCAGGCCGCGCGCTGCATGAATTGCGGCATTCCCTATTGCCACAACGGCTGCCCGGTGAACAATCAGATCCCGGACTGGAACGACCTCGTCTACAAGGGCGATTGGGAAACGGCCTGCGACAACCTGCACTCCACCAACAATTTCCCCGAATTCACCGGCCGCGTGTGCCCCGCGCCATGCGAAGCTTCGTGCACGCTCAACCTGCAGGACACGCCCGTGACGATCAAGACGATCGAATGTTCGATCGTCGATCGCGGCTGGGACGAAGGCTGGATCGTGCCGCTGCCGCCGAAGCAGAAGAGCGGCAAGAAAGTGGCCGTCATCGGCTCCGGCCCAGCCGGCCTTGCGGCGGCGCAGCAACTCGCGCGGGCCGGTCATGAGGTGCATCTATACGAGAAGAACGCGAAAGCCGGCGGCCTGCTGCGCTATGGCATTCCGGACTTCAAAATGGAAAAGCGCCTGATCGATCGGCGCGTTAAACAGATGGAGGCCGAAGGTGTCGTCTTCCATTACAATGCCAATGTCGGCGTGCATGTGAGCGTCGAGGACATCACAGCCCAGCATGACGCGGTGGTTCTGGCCGGCGGCGCGGAAAAGCCGCGCGATCTGCCGATTCCAGGCCGCGACTTGAGCGGTGTGCATTTCGCCATGGATTTTCTGCCGCAGCAAAACCGCCGCGTCAGCAACGAGCAGATCACGGCCAACGAACCGATCCTGGCCGGCGGCAAGCACGTGGTGGTGATCGGCGGTGGCGACACGGGCTCCGACTGCATCGGCACTTCGCGCCGCCAAGGCGCGCTCTCCGTGACGCAGCTCGAAATCATGCCGAAGCCGCCGGAAAAAGAAAACAAGCAGATGACCTGGCCGGATTGGCCGCTGAAATTGCGCACGTCGTCGAGCCACGAGGAAGGCGCCGAGCGCGACTTTGCCGTGACCACTGCCAAGTTCGTCGGCGAGAACGGCGCGGTGAAGGCGCTGCATTGCCAGCGCGTCGATGCGAAGATGCAGCCGATTCCCGGCACCGAATTCGAGCTGCCGGCGGAGTTGGTGTTGCTCGCCATGGGCTTCGTCTCGCCGGTGCAAGAAGGGCTGCTGCAGAATCTCGGCGTGCAATTCGATCCGCGCGGCAATGTGGCAGCGGATGTGAAATCCTATGCGTCGAGCGTCGACAAGGTCTTCGCCTGCGGCGACATGCGGCGCGGCCAATCGCTCGTCGTCTGGGCGATCCGCGAAGGCCGTCAGGCGGCCCATTCGGTCGACAAATTCCTGATGGGCACGACGACGCTGCCGCGCTGA
- a CDS encoding acetyl-CoA C-acetyltransferase, whose product MSTDIVVVSAGRTAVGSFNGAFANTPAQELGAIVVKGVLERAKVDAADVDEVILGHVLTAGLGQNTARQAAIMAGVPQDKTAFAINQVCGSGLRAVGLGLQQIANGDANVIVAGGMESMSLSPHAAHMRAGTKMGDLKLVDTMLKDGLIDAFQGYHMGVTAENIATKWQLSRDDQDRFAVGSQNKAEAAQKAGKFKDEIIAVTVSSRKGDIIVDADEYIRHGATLDAMAKLRPAFSKEGTVTAANASGLNDGAAAVVLMTAAEASKRGLTPIARIASWATAGVDPAIMGTGPIPASRKALEKAGWKVGDLDLVEANEAFAAQALAVNKDMGWDPAIVNVNGGAIAIGHPIGASGARVFVTLLHEMLRRDAKKGLATLCIGGGMGVAMTVER is encoded by the coding sequence ATGTCGACTGATATTGTAGTGGTAAGCGCTGGCCGCACGGCGGTCGGATCTTTCAACGGCGCTTTCGCCAATACCCCCGCCCAGGAACTGGGTGCGATTGTCGTGAAGGGCGTGCTGGAGCGCGCCAAGGTCGATGCGGCCGATGTTGATGAGGTCATTCTGGGCCATGTGCTCACCGCCGGCCTCGGCCAGAACACCGCCCGCCAGGCGGCGATAATGGCCGGCGTGCCGCAGGACAAGACCGCTTTTGCCATCAATCAAGTCTGCGGCAGCGGCCTGCGCGCCGTGGGCCTCGGCCTGCAGCAGATCGCCAATGGCGACGCGAATGTGATCGTTGCCGGCGGCATGGAATCCATGTCGTTGTCGCCCCATGCCGCTCACATGCGCGCGGGCACCAAGATGGGCGACCTGAAACTGGTCGACACCATGCTGAAGGACGGCCTGATCGATGCCTTCCAGGGCTATCATATGGGCGTCACGGCGGAAAATATCGCCACCAAGTGGCAGCTCAGCCGCGACGACCAGGACAGGTTCGCTGTCGGCTCGCAGAATAAGGCCGAAGCGGCGCAGAAGGCCGGCAAGTTCAAGGACGAGATCATCGCCGTCACCGTGTCGAGCCGCAAGGGCGACATCATCGTCGATGCCGACGAATATATCCGCCATGGCGCGACCCTGGACGCGATGGCGAAACTGCGCCCCGCCTTCTCGAAGGAAGGCACCGTGACGGCCGCCAATGCCTCGGGTCTCAATGACGGCGCGGCCGCGGTCGTGCTGATGACCGCCGCGGAAGCCAGCAAGCGCGGGCTCACGCCGATCGCCCGCATCGCCTCCTGGGCGACCGCGGGCGTCGATCCGGCGATCATGGGCACCGGCCCGATCCCCGCTTCGCGCAAGGCGCTGGAAAAGGCCGGATGGAAGGTCGGCGATCTCGATCTCGTCGAGGCCAACGAAGCCTTTGCGGCGCAAGCGCTCGCAGTGAACAAGGATATGGGCTGGGATCCGGCGATCGTGAACGTCAACGGCGGCGCCATCGCCATCGGCCACCCGATCGGTGCGTCGGGCGCCCGCGTTTTCGTGACGCTGCTGCATGAGATGCTGCGCCGCGATGCCAAGAAGGGCTTGGCCACGCTGTGCATCGGCGGCGGCATGGGCGTTGCGATGACCGTCGAGCGTTAA
- the rpmF gene encoding 50S ribosomal protein L32: MAVPKKKTSPSRRGMRRSADALKSSAYVEDKNSGELRRPHHIDLKTGMYRGRQVLTQKSAED, from the coding sequence ATGGCAGTTCCGAAGAAAAAGACCTCGCCGTCGCGGCGCGGCATGCGTCGCTCGGCCGATGCGCTGAAGTCCTCCGCCTATGTGGAAGACAAGAACTCGGGCGAATTGCGCCGCCCGCACCACATCGACCTCAAGACCGGCATGTATCGCGGCCGCCAGGTCCTGACCCAGAAGTCGGCTGAGGATTAA
- the phaR gene encoding polyhydroxyalkanoate synthesis repressor PhaR: MSSEKSPIVIKKYANRRLYNTGTSTYVTLEDLSLMVKAGEDFLVYDAKTNEDITRSVLTQIIFEQESKDGQSLLPITFLRQLIRFYGDQMQALVPSYLQFSIERLVSEQQKFRDQVTSTFGTPMFGPIEEQARKNMAMFNQALAMFNPFNPAAKGASTPTTTPAANGPDAAKPGDELDELKKQMSAMQKRLDSLSGSGGKR, encoded by the coding sequence ATGAGCAGTGAGAAGTCACCAATCGTCATCAAGAAATACGCCAACCGGCGTCTCTACAACACGGGCACCAGCACCTATGTGACCCTTGAGGATCTGTCGCTGATGGTGAAAGCGGGCGAGGATTTCCTCGTTTATGACGCCAAGACCAACGAAGACATCACGCGCTCGGTTCTCACCCAGATCATTTTCGAGCAGGAGAGCAAGGACGGGCAAAGCCTGCTGCCGATCACCTTCCTGCGGCAATTGATCCGCTTCTATGGCGACCAGATGCAGGCTCTGGTGCCGAGCTATCTGCAATTTTCGATCGAGCGCCTGGTGAGCGAACAGCAGAAGTTCCGCGATCAGGTGACCTCGACCTTCGGGACGCCGATGTTCGGCCCGATCGAGGAACAGGCCCGCAAGAATATGGCGATGTTCAACCAGGCGCTCGCCATGTTCAATCCGTTCAACCCGGCGGCCAAGGGCGCAAGCACACCGACGACCACGCCGGCGGCGAACGGACCCGACGCGGCCAAGCCGGGCGACGAACTCGACGAGCTGAAGAAGCAGATGAGCGCGATGCAGAAGCGGCTGGATTCCCTGTCCGGGTCCGGCGGCAAGCGCTGA
- a CDS encoding GNAT family N-acetyltransferase, whose amino-acid sequence MFDLDLIRGLEERCFNAWPTLRTLHMGGWVLRLADGHTRRANSASPLHDSTLSADEIIASVVRLFREAELTPIFRTTPLAPEGFDEKLAAEGWREDDLAWGMLCDDISAGGPSSDVAIEPKPSEAWLRDAMVAYGHGEAGERALRRTLAQLAMPGAFATVHADGKPLAWGLGVYERGYVGLYDLVVAPEARGKGVGRRLVSSLITWGRDQGAHAAYLQVRDSNHAARHLYRSFGFRDVYRYSNRALD is encoded by the coding sequence ATGTTCGATCTCGATTTGATCCGCGGGCTGGAGGAGCGTTGTTTCAACGCCTGGCCCACTTTGCGCACCCTACATATGGGCGGCTGGGTCCTGCGCCTCGCCGACGGCCATACCCGCCGGGCCAATTCGGCCAGCCCGTTGCACGACTCGACCCTCTCGGCCGACGAGATCATCGCCAGCGTCGTGCGCCTGTTCCGCGAGGCGGAGCTGACGCCGATCTTCCGCACCACACCGCTGGCGCCGGAAGGCTTCGACGAGAAGCTCGCTGCCGAAGGCTGGCGCGAGGACGATCTAGCCTGGGGCATGCTGTGCGACGACATTTCCGCCGGCGGCCCGTCGTCCGATGTCGCGATCGAGCCCAAGCCGTCCGAGGCATGGCTGCGTGATGCGATGGTGGCCTATGGCCATGGCGAGGCGGGGGAGCGGGCACTGCGCCGCACATTGGCCCAGCTCGCGATGCCCGGAGCTTTCGCCACCGTGCATGCGGACGGCAAGCCGCTAGCCTGGGGCCTCGGCGTCTATGAGCGCGGCTATGTGGGGCTCTACGATCTTGTCGTTGCGCCCGAGGCCCGGGGCAAGGGCGTTGGGCGGCGGCTGGTATCGAGCCTCATCACCTGGGGCCGCGATCAAGGCGCACATGCGGCCTATCTGCAAGTGCGTGACAGCAATCATGCCGCCCGCCATCTCTACCGTAGTTTCGGCTTCCGCGACGTCTATCGCTACAGCAACCGGGCGCTCGATTAA